The Cyclobacterium amurskyense genome contains the following window.
CGGCCATAAATATTTTGCCTACACCTGCCCTTTCATCCATTTGGGCTATTGCAATCCAAGGCTCATAGGCAAGGTCATCTTTTCTGTCCATGCTTGCAATTTTCCCATTTGCCAATTGAAATTGAACTTGATTTCCAGTTTTGGCGGAAGCGATTCTTTCTGAAAATGCCTGTGCAATTAGCATACCAGTAGCATAAGGGTCTATGGGGGTATTCTCAACTTTTTTGTGAAGAATTTGTCTATAGGCTTTCGCTACTTGTTCAATTTTTTTATAATTAAAATTACTTGAAGAATGGGACCTAAACCTGCGAAGTCCTTCAATTCTAAGGTTAATATCCAAACTTTCTCCCTGAGATAGGGGGTCTTTTTCCTCTAATACAGCAGCTAGGTCAGTTGCCAAGCCTTCTAGCTCTAATTCCTGACTACAGACAAGTAAATGAGCAATTCTAGGATGACATGGAAAAGCGTGCAAAGCATTACCATGTGTTGTGATTCTACCTTTTGCTATTGCCCCCAGATGTTCCAAAGTACTTATGGCCTGTGCCCAATTTCCTTGTGGGGGAGGAGTTACCCAGCTTAATTTTAATGGATCATTGATGCCCCATTTATAAAGTTCCAAAGCCAAAGAGGTAAGGTCAGTTTCTAAAATCTCAGGTTGTCTAAAGGGAAGCAATCTTTCCTGACTTCCTTTTGACCAAAGCCTGAAACAGACTCCTGCGCTTAATCTCCCAGCTCTTCCTGCTCTTTGGGTAGCGGTATCTTGTGTAACAGGGATTGTGACGAGTCGGTTTAATCCGGTGCTGGGATTAAATCTACTCGTACGCATAAAACCACCATCCACTACGATCTTTATACCTTCAATAGTAAGGCTGGTTTCAGCAATAGCTGTAGCCAAAACCACTTTTCTCTTACCTTCAGGATGAGGGGATAGTGCGGCTCGTTGCTGGCTAAAGGCCAATTGTCCATATAGTTTGTAAATGGCCAATTGGGGAAATCTAAGGCTTAATATTTCGGCAGTTTTGTTTATTTCTCTCTGTCCTGGTAGGAATACCAGCAAATCGCCATCGTGGTCAGCAATGGCTTTTTTGATTGTAAGGCTAATGCTTTCAGGTAATGTAAATAAATCATTTCCTTCTCCGTATTTAATACTCACTGGAAATGCTTTGCCCATACTTTCAACCATAGGGGCTTGTAAATTCTTTGAGAGGTCTTTGCTATCGAGGGTAGCTGACATTATCAATAACTTAAGGTCTGGCCTTAGAACTTGTTGGATATCTCTGGAAATGGCCAGTCCAAGATCTGCGTGGATACTACGTTCGTGAAATTCATCAAAAATGATTAAGCCTACTTCTTCAAGCGCATTGTCTTGCTGCATCATTCTGGTTAAGATCCCCTCAGTGATTACCTCAATTCGGGTTTGCTTTCCTACACAGGTATCGAACCTTACCCGGTATCCTATTCTTTCTCCAACAGGTTCACCTAGTAGCTGGGCCATACGCTGAGCAATACTGATAGCCGCTAGTTTCCTAGGTTCAAGCATTATTATTTTTTTGCCCTCCAGCCAAGGCTCATCCATTAACTCTAATGGTGCAATAGTACTTTTACCAGCACCCGGAGGAGCGTGTAATAAGAGTATAGGGTTTAGACGGAGCTGTTTTTTTAATTGAGGGATTACCTCTAAAATGGGAAGTTGTGGTAAGGGTTTCAAGTGTAATTGCTTTTTTACAAAGGTAAATAAAACAATGGGGTCTGGAAAGGTAATTCAATGAGTGGCAGAGGGGATTAGTAATGGCGAGAAAATTGCCAGATTATTATCGATAAAAAAAGCAAAAAAAAGGGCTATTCTTTTAAAAATAGCCCTTTCGATACAATTATTTAATAGAAGCTTTAGCACGTCCATATTCCCATTTTACCTCCAGGCCATCATCTAGGACATTATAAGTTAGATGTTCAGTTAGGCTACTGGTTTGATTGGAACTTACAGATACTCTTAAAGCATCCTTGCTTTCATCGTATTTGGTTCCCCATTGTCCCGTTTGCTTGTTGAAAATAAAAGTACTTGAATTTTCTCCTGGGATGATAAAGAAGCTGTATTTACCAGCAGGTAATTTTTTACCTTCTATTTCAATATCTTTACTGGTTTCAAAGATAGTGGCTTCATTAGCTCCTGCTCTCCAAACCTCTCCCAATGGAATAAGTCCACCAAAAATAGTACGTCCTTTAACTGCTGGACTACTATAATTAACAGTGATTTTAGCCCCATTTATGGTGCCTTCAGCTGTTTTTGCAGGACTTGCTCTTTTCTGAGCAGTGGACATATAAACTACTGAGAGCATCAGCAAGGCAGATAGGCCAAACATTTTCATAGTTGATGATTTCATTTTTTGGTTGTGATTTAGGTTATGACTAATCGAATAACTAAATGAACGGACAAAACCGAAATTTGTTTATTGCACCATTAAATTTTCACCCAAGCTTGTTTTTTGTGACTTTCGATAATTCGTTCACAAATTAACAATTCCCTGTGCCCGTCAGCAAAGGTAGGGAAAGTAGGGTTGTCAGGTTGTTTACCTTCCTTAACGGCAGCATAAACCTCCTTAAACATTTGCTTAGAAGTATCGGGGAAACCCTCATTATGACCTCCTGGAAAACCTATAAGTTTTGCAGCTTCAGGGCTAAATAATGATGGATCCTTCATCAGTTGTTGGTTAGCAGTTTCTCTTTTCCCAATCCATAATTCGTTTGGTTTTTCGCTACACCATTCAAAGTTTGCCTTAGATCCTGCAATTTCAATATTTAACCTGTTTTTTCGGCCAGCATTTACTTGACTGACAGTTACAGAACCTTTGTTTCCATTGTCAAACCTTAACATTACCGTAGCATGGTCTTCAGTGTTGATCGGAACCTCAGCATAATCGGATTCATCTAGACTTTTTCCACTATAGGTCTCTATTGGCTTGAGCGGTTTCAATCTGGTTTTATGTACTGTTGAAAAGTCAGCCATTACCTCGGTAACCTTTAAACCTGTAACATATTCAGTTAAATCCAATAGATGAGAACCGATATCAGCTATAGCCCTAGAGTCTCCGGATTTATCTGGTTCTAATCTCCAATTGTAATCAGTTTGTAAAAACAACCAATCTTGTAAATAGGAACCCATAATAGAATAGACGTCCCCAAGTTCGCCGCTTTCCCTCATGGTTTTCATTTGTCTAACCATAGGGTAATACCTCAGGTTAAAATGGACAGCATTTACCAAACCTGTTTTTTTAGCAATAGCTACTAATTCCTCAGCATCTTCAATTTTGGTAGCAAGTGGCTTTTCACATACTACATGCTTACCAGCTTCCAAAGCGGCTTTTGATTGGCTATAATGCAGGAAATTTGGGGTGCAAATATGGACCACTTTGATTTCCTGATCTTTTAGCATATCCTCGAAAAGCATGGCTTTTTC
Protein-coding sequences here:
- a CDS encoding Gfo/Idh/MocA family protein, whose amino-acid sequence is MEKIKVAVVGTGFIGPAHIEALRRNPNIEVATLCEVSEELAKEKAAQLGIEKAMLFEDMLKDQEIKVVHICTPNFLHYSQSKAALEAGKHVVCEKPLATKIEDAEELVAIAKKTGLVNAVHFNLRYYPMVRQMKTMRESGELGDVYSIMGSYLQDWLFLQTDYNWRLEPDKSGDSRAIADIGSHLLDLTEYVTGLKVTEVMADFSTVHKTRLKPLKPIETYSGKSLDESDYAEVPINTEDHATVMLRFDNGNKGSVTVSQVNAGRKNRLNIEIAGSKANFEWCSEKPNELWIGKRETANQQLMKDPSLFSPEAAKLIGFPGGHNEGFPDTSKQMFKEVYAAVKEGKQPDNPTFPTFADGHRELLICERIIESHKKQAWVKI
- a CDS encoding DUF2911 domain-containing protein is translated as MKSSTMKMFGLSALLMLSVVYMSTAQKRASPAKTAEGTINGAKITVNYSSPAVKGRTIFGGLIPLGEVWRAGANEATIFETSKDIEIEGKKLPAGKYSFFIIPGENSSTFIFNKQTGQWGTKYDESKDALRVSVSSNQTSSLTEHLTYNVLDDGLEVKWEYGRAKASIK
- the hrpB gene encoding ATP-dependent helicase HrpB, with product MKPLPQLPILEVIPQLKKQLRLNPILLLHAPPGAGKSTIAPLELMDEPWLEGKKIIMLEPRKLAAISIAQRMAQLLGEPVGERIGYRVRFDTCVGKQTRIEVITEGILTRMMQQDNALEEVGLIIFDEFHERSIHADLGLAISRDIQQVLRPDLKLLIMSATLDSKDLSKNLQAPMVESMGKAFPVSIKYGEGNDLFTLPESISLTIKKAIADHDGDLLVFLPGQREINKTAEILSLRFPQLAIYKLYGQLAFSQQRAALSPHPEGKRKVVLATAIAETSLTIEGIKIVVDGGFMRTSRFNPSTGLNRLVTIPVTQDTATQRAGRAGRLSAGVCFRLWSKGSQERLLPFRQPEILETDLTSLALELYKWGINDPLKLSWVTPPPQGNWAQAISTLEHLGAIAKGRITTHGNALHAFPCHPRIAHLLVCSQELELEGLATDLAAVLEEKDPLSQGESLDINLRIEGLRRFRSHSSSNFNYKKIEQVAKAYRQILHKKVENTPIDPYATGMLIAQAFSERIASAKTGNQVQFQLANGKIASMDRKDDLAYEPWIAIAQMDERAGVGKIFMAAPLNPKDLNSMVKSSQRFFWNEDEATIQAIEEWKIGQIVLQKKHLQNPDKELLLQTLLNMIAQSGEKWLPFDENFKRLQHRVMSLRAWNGPETLPDFSTSELLKTANDWLSPYLTEIKSGQDLKKLPLVNILKNSFSYSQQEEINRLAPEKIVLPSGSSIPIQYSKDGEPPILAARLQELFGWAQTPKVNNGNIPLLIHLLSPGYKPVQVTQDLKSFWDNTYHEVRKELKRRYPKHHWPDNPWEAEAVKGVKRK